From the Sphingomonas phyllosphaerae 5.2 genome, one window contains:
- the nagE gene encoding N-acetylglucosamine-specific PTS transporter subunit IIBC, protein MKSILGTLQPLGRALMLPIAVLPIAGLLLRLGQPDLLDIAFVSAAGDAIFSHLGLLFAIGVATGFARDGNGAACLAGVVCFLVATEAAKVLLVVPPETSAGLTGAAAELATAAWKAKAIARLDVPAGIISGLVGGLFYNRFSTIKLPEYLAFFGGRRFVPIVSGLAGLVLAVVIGTGFASISSGIDQLSWGIAASGGAGLFLFGLLNRLLLVTGLHHLLNNIVWFVMGDYHGTTGDLRRFFAGDPGAGAFMAGFFPVMMFGLPAACLAMYHAALPERRKAIGGMLFSLALTSALTGVTEPIEFSFMFLAPLLYAVHAVLTGVSMALMDALGVKLGFGFSAGLLDYVLNFNRATRPLLLLPVGAVYFALYYGLFRFFIARFDLKTPGRETVEAGAPTVVAAGERGAAFARALGGAANLIEVGACTTRLRLNVRDQQAVDEAALKALGARGLIRPSATALQVVLGPIADVVAVEIRDALAAGGIEVAAVAAADRVAEAPVALSPAALVALGGKANVHTASIHPGRVRVALVNEAVDEAALRTLGVRAVARPADGTLHLLVADTGTLTV, encoded by the coding sequence ATGAAGTCGATCCTGGGCACGCTCCAGCCGCTGGGCCGCGCATTGATGCTGCCGATCGCGGTGCTGCCGATCGCAGGGCTGCTGCTGCGCCTCGGCCAGCCCGACCTGCTCGACATCGCGTTCGTCAGCGCGGCGGGCGACGCGATCTTCTCGCACCTCGGATTGCTGTTCGCGATCGGCGTCGCGACCGGCTTCGCGCGCGACGGGAACGGCGCGGCCTGCCTGGCGGGCGTCGTCTGCTTCCTGGTCGCGACCGAGGCGGCAAAGGTGCTGCTGGTCGTCCCGCCGGAGACGAGCGCCGGGCTGACCGGCGCCGCTGCCGAGCTCGCCACCGCGGCGTGGAAGGCGAAGGCGATCGCGCGGCTGGACGTACCGGCCGGGATCATCTCCGGGCTGGTCGGCGGGCTGTTCTACAACCGTTTCTCCACGATCAAGCTGCCCGAATATCTCGCCTTCTTCGGCGGACGCCGCTTTGTGCCGATCGTCAGCGGGCTTGCCGGGCTGGTGCTCGCCGTGGTCATCGGTACGGGATTCGCGTCGATCTCAAGCGGCATCGACCAGCTGAGCTGGGGCATCGCCGCCTCCGGTGGCGCCGGGCTGTTCCTGTTCGGGTTGCTCAACCGGCTGCTGCTCGTCACCGGGCTGCACCATCTGCTCAACAACATCGTGTGGTTCGTGATGGGCGACTATCACGGCACCACCGGCGATCTTCGCCGCTTCTTCGCGGGCGATCCCGGCGCGGGCGCGTTCATGGCCGGCTTCTTCCCGGTCATGATGTTCGGCCTGCCCGCCGCCTGCCTCGCGATGTACCACGCCGCGTTGCCGGAGCGGCGCAAGGCGATCGGCGGCATGCTGTTCAGCCTCGCGCTCACCTCCGCACTGACCGGGGTGACCGAGCCGATCGAATTCAGCTTCATGTTCCTCGCACCGCTTCTCTACGCGGTCCATGCCGTGCTGACCGGGGTGTCGATGGCGTTGATGGACGCCTTGGGCGTAAAGCTGGGCTTCGGCTTCTCCGCCGGGCTGCTCGACTATGTGCTGAACTTCAATCGCGCGACGCGGCCGCTGCTGCTGCTCCCGGTCGGTGCGGTGTATTTCGCGCTCTATTACGGGCTGTTCCGCTTCTTCATCGCACGGTTCGACCTGAAGACACCGGGGCGCGAAACCGTCGAGGCGGGTGCGCCTACGGTCGTCGCAGCCGGCGAGCGCGGCGCCGCCTTCGCACGTGCGCTGGGCGGCGCCGCGAACCTGATCGAGGTCGGCGCGTGCACCACCCGCCTGCGGCTGAACGTCCGCGATCAGCAGGCGGTGGACGAGGCCGCCCTGAAGGCGCTCGGCGCGCGTGGATTGATCCGCCCCTCGGCGACGGCGTTGCAGGTCGTCCTCGGCCCGATCGCCGACGTCGTCGCGGTCGAGATCCGCGATGCGCTGGCGGCCGGCGGGATCGAGGTCGCCGCGGTCGCGGCTGCGGACCGGGTGGCGGAAGCGCCCGTGGCGCTGTCCCCGGCGGCGCTCGTGGCGCTCGGCGGCAAGGCCAACGTCCACACGGCGAGCATCCATCCGGGCCGCGTCCGCGTGGCGCTTGTGAACGAAGCCGTCGACGAGGCGGCACTTCGGACGCTGGGCGTGCGCGCGGTCGCGCGTCCCGCCGACGGGACGCTGCACCTGCTGGTCGCCGATACGGGAACACTGACGGTCTGA
- a CDS encoding GntR family transcriptional regulator — MAFSDEVGRFRPGNSAPLYLQLQQVIRDAIDGGILNHGDAIPAERDLATEYEVSRITVRKAIGGLVEDGLLTRRRGAGTFVAGRVEKSFSKLSSFSEDMAARGKTASSKWISRIASTVSPEESMALGLSPGAPVFRFQRIRHADNEPMAFEMSAIAGYCLPSADAVGDSLYSALDKAGSRPVRALQRLRAVPFGPEHAKMLGVDAGHAGLLIERRGFRRDGRAVEFTRSYYRGDAYDFVAELSDL; from the coding sequence ATGGCCTTTTCGGATGAGGTGGGACGGTTTCGCCCAGGCAATTCGGCGCCGCTCTACCTCCAGTTGCAGCAGGTGATCCGCGATGCGATCGACGGCGGGATACTGAACCACGGCGACGCGATCCCGGCCGAGCGCGACCTGGCGACCGAATATGAGGTGTCGCGCATCACCGTGCGCAAGGCGATCGGTGGTCTGGTCGAGGACGGGCTGCTGACGCGCCGCCGCGGCGCGGGGACGTTCGTCGCCGGGCGGGTCGAGAAGAGCTTCTCCAAGCTGTCGTCCTTTTCCGAGGACATGGCGGCGCGCGGCAAGACCGCGTCCAGCAAGTGGATCAGCCGCATCGCCAGCACCGTCAGCCCGGAAGAGAGCATGGCGCTGGGTCTGTCGCCGGGTGCGCCGGTGTTCCGTTTCCAGCGCATCCGCCACGCCGACAACGAGCCGATGGCGTTCGAGATGTCCGCGATCGCGGGTTATTGCCTGCCTTCCGCAGATGCGGTCGGCGACTCGCTCTACAGCGCGCTCGACAAGGCGGGCAGCCGGCCGGTGCGCGCGCTGCAGCGGCTGCGTGCGGTGCCGTTCGGCCCGGAACACGCCAAGATGCTGGGGGTGGATGCCGGCCACGCCGGGCTGTTGATCGAGCGGCGCGGCTTTCGTCGCGACGGGCGCGCAGTGGAGTTCACGCGCTCCTATTACCGCGGCGATGCCTACGACTTCGTGGCGGAGCTTTCCGACCTGTAG
- a CDS encoding TonB-dependent receptor yields the protein MRLRRYMLVSTALLGFTGTAYAQQTTPPATTPPSEAASDTTGEDIVVTGYAGSLRQAIELKRNANAVVDSISAEDIGKFPDRNVAESLAHIPGVSIDRRFGEGEKVAILGTDPALNRMLLDGHALASADWGGNDNDPSSRTFNYSLLAPELVDRLEVYKSPEARLEDGSLGGTVIVRTRRPLELKANSLFASGGYTYNDRAEKGSIRGSGLYSWKNDDETFGVLVAATYDKQQLVRAGVEFFGYDNADGSGSPFMTTNGAGQRVLKNPNAVITGGTLADLDKAASPFGINYAYFQQQRERTSVSGTVQYRPASNLTLTLNGLHINGNYNNYSQSMYTIPGAWSGADLQSATISNGVVTNAAFGAATSQRNAQLDTLVRATKLKTDNLNFFADWEGDDGAKVSFLGGWSRASGGRNPEYLFNVQTKLPFSYAITPTTAQVDFTGDATNPANYFTNPSNNPVTIEGRPFNVNGTQLNAAQIGGQDYSVTTDRDIFGGFDATVPIGDGFFKQILIGARITDHVNKIDARGVNSYLATSLLGSQLGVATSTTPDGIFDGSGGSGSATKYINLSREAVIDILANSINTPLFYKVGASTRVEERTAASYVQVNFDQGGLRGNLGGRLVYTRDISSYALSLPTPGNDNPIPIPTSTATDYLKFLPAFNVAYEISPQFIVRGAAAKVISRPRYQDLAASISQNDVTFDAGGGNPNLKPYESTNYEVTAEFYPRAGALLSLELYRREISNYIVTTSIPNQSFFNSLQGKVINTYRVSSPINAGKAKVNGVLVNGQAEIWGGFGIQANYAYQDSSTEVIPGVDGALNLPYLSKHTVNVIPYFEKGPFQARLSYNYRSSYFRSIGRLNSFEMVAPYNQLDASASLELTNNISVTVNAQNLLDETYLQYSSTRDRPSAFYKNGRTYVASLSFRL from the coding sequence ATGCGCCTGCGTCGTTACATGCTGGTTTCCACCGCGCTGCTCGGCTTCACCGGCACCGCATACGCGCAGCAGACCACCCCGCCCGCTACGACGCCGCCCAGCGAAGCCGCATCGGACACCACCGGCGAAGACATCGTCGTCACCGGTTACGCCGGCAGCCTGCGTCAGGCGATCGAGCTGAAGCGCAACGCCAACGCCGTCGTCGATTCGATCTCGGCCGAAGACATCGGCAAGTTCCCCGACCGCAACGTCGCGGAGTCGCTGGCGCACATCCCCGGCGTGTCGATCGACCGCCGTTTCGGCGAGGGCGAGAAGGTCGCCATCCTCGGCACCGATCCGGCGCTGAACCGCATGCTGCTCGACGGCCACGCGCTCGCCTCGGCCGATTGGGGCGGCAACGACAACGACCCGTCCAGCCGTACCTTCAACTATTCGTTGCTCGCTCCCGAGCTCGTCGACCGCCTCGAAGTATACAAGTCGCCGGAAGCGCGCCTGGAAGACGGCAGCCTCGGCGGCACCGTGATCGTGCGGACGCGTCGTCCGCTGGAACTGAAGGCGAACTCGTTGTTCGCGTCGGGCGGCTACACCTACAACGACCGCGCGGAAAAGGGCAGCATCCGCGGCTCGGGCCTGTACAGCTGGAAGAACGACGACGAGACGTTCGGCGTCCTGGTCGCCGCGACCTATGACAAGCAGCAGCTGGTCCGCGCGGGCGTCGAATTCTTCGGCTACGACAATGCCGATGGCTCGGGCAGTCCGTTCATGACGACGAACGGCGCCGGGCAGCGCGTGCTGAAGAATCCGAATGCAGTCATCACCGGCGGCACGCTTGCCGATCTCGACAAGGCGGCCTCTCCGTTCGGCATCAACTACGCCTATTTCCAGCAGCAGCGCGAGCGCACCAGCGTGTCGGGCACGGTGCAGTATCGCCCGGCCAGCAACCTGACGCTGACCCTGAACGGCCTGCACATCAACGGCAATTACAACAACTACAGCCAGTCGATGTACACCATCCCCGGTGCGTGGAGCGGGGCAGACCTGCAATCCGCCACGATCTCGAACGGCGTCGTCACCAACGCCGCCTTCGGCGCGGCGACCAGCCAGCGCAACGCCCAGCTCGACACGCTGGTGCGCGCCACGAAGCTGAAGACCGACAATCTGAACTTCTTCGCGGACTGGGAAGGCGACGACGGCGCGAAGGTTTCGTTCCTCGGCGGCTGGAGCAGGGCATCGGGTGGTCGCAATCCGGAATATCTGTTCAACGTGCAGACCAAGTTGCCGTTCAGCTACGCGATCACGCCGACCACGGCACAGGTCGACTTCACGGGTGATGCGACCAACCCGGCGAACTACTTCACGAACCCGAGCAACAATCCGGTCACGATCGAAGGCCGCCCGTTCAACGTGAACGGCACGCAGCTCAACGCGGCGCAGATCGGCGGACAGGATTATAGCGTCACCACCGACCGCGATATCTTCGGCGGCTTCGACGCAACGGTGCCGATCGGCGACGGTTTCTTCAAGCAGATCCTGATCGGCGCGCGCATCACCGATCACGTCAACAAGATCGACGCGCGCGGCGTCAACAGCTACCTGGCCACGTCGTTGCTCGGCTCGCAGCTCGGCGTGGCGACGTCGACGACGCCGGACGGCATCTTCGACGGCTCGGGCGGGTCGGGTTCGGCCACCAAGTACATCAACCTGTCGCGCGAGGCAGTGATCGATATCCTGGCGAACAGCATCAATACGCCGCTGTTCTACAAGGTCGGTGCCTCGACCCGTGTCGAGGAGCGCACCGCGGCCAGCTACGTGCAGGTGAACTTCGATCAGGGCGGACTGCGCGGCAACCTGGGCGGTCGTCTCGTCTACACGCGCGACATCTCCTCCTATGCATTGTCGCTGCCGACCCCCGGAAACGACAATCCGATCCCGATCCCGACCAGCACCGCGACCGATTATCTGAAGTTCCTGCCGGCCTTCAACGTCGCTTACGAGATCAGCCCGCAGTTCATCGTCCGCGGTGCGGCGGCGAAGGTCATCTCGCGTCCGCGCTATCAGGATCTGGCCGCGTCGATCTCGCAGAACGACGTGACCTTCGATGCCGGCGGCGGCAATCCGAACCTGAAGCCGTATGAATCGACCAATTACGAAGTGACGGCGGAATTCTACCCGCGCGCCGGTGCGTTGCTGTCGCTCGAACTGTATCGCCGCGAGATCAGCAACTACATCGTAACGACGTCGATCCCGAACCAGAGCTTCTTCAACTCCCTGCAGGGCAAGGTCATCAACACCTACCGCGTGTCCAGCCCGATCAACGCCGGCAAGGCGAAGGTCAACGGCGTGCTGGTCAACGGTCAGGCGGAGATCTGGGGCGGGTTCGGCATCCAGGCGAACTATGCCTATCAGGACAGCTCGACCGAGGTGATCCCCGGAGTCGACGGTGCGCTCAATCTGCCGTACCTCTCGAAGCACACGGTCAACGTGATCCCCTACTTCGAAAAGGGTCCGTTCCAGGCGCGTCTCAGCTACAATTACCGCTCGTCCTACTTCCGGTCGATCGGTCGCCTGAACTCGTTCGAGATGGTGGCGCCGTACAACCAGCTGGACGCTTCCGCATCGCTGGAACTGACCAACAACATCTCGGTCACGGTGAATGCGCAGAACCTGCTGGACGAGACCTATCTGCAGTATAGCAGCACGCGCGATCGTCCGTCGGCCTTCTACAAGAACGGCCGCACCTATGTGGCGAGCCTGTCGTTCCGCCTGTAA
- a CDS encoding beta-N-acetylhexosaminidase produces the protein MTGKAAVATIGAALAAAIVAPASAQVSPSLLPLPQSVVPAKGAITIAEGTTVAATVPEAAAAARLLVEHVRTTRGLTLALADAGARIRFDRDASVTGDEAYRLAVTPAGIRILAAAPAGFVHGAMTLVQMLSPDARIGQPVRVPAVTIDDAPRFGWRGLMIDPARHFLPLPALRRIVDQMAAVKLNTLHLHLTDDQGWRFEVKRYPKLTEVGAWRTAPSTGGAAPAARVGGFYTQDELRALVAYAGERGITIVPEIDLPGHATALVAAYPELGMLGDRPPVGNRWGIEAYLFNPGPKGIAFVKEVLDELIAVFPGTYVHLGGDEAVKDQWQRSPEVQAQIKALKLKDENALQGWMIDQFGQYLQSRGRRLIGWDEILEGGLPASASIMSWRGEAGAVAAANQGHDVVLSPGTPLYLDRVQSTLPDEPPGQNVASTLAAVYGYDPLPQGIAADKAQHVLGAQGNAWSEYLVTPAAVEHKLFPRAAAIAEITWSAKQARDLAGFLPRVRRQSERWTRAGVTVADSAFAVDFAVPGKRGAALRGGRVPLTLATQAGYGTIRYTTDGTAPTARSRPYRTPLSLAPGVVVRAAAFDAAGLPTAAVRQFDTSRPALLARSNAQLAACAPGTLGLRVPLTPDATDTSPAFNLNLFDTCSIYPAAPLDLAGGYRIEVVRLARNWALAHDQSRLREHYAVSPHGELLVQLGCVAAAAARKAGDTTVQPVALGAFPLPDPATAPQRFTFAGSLPAMTGDQDICFQFTSPLGDPYYAVAGVQLTERR, from the coding sequence ATGACCGGCAAGGCAGCCGTCGCCACGATCGGAGCCGCGCTTGCCGCAGCGATCGTCGCCCCCGCGAGCGCGCAGGTGTCGCCGTCGCTGCTCCCGCTGCCGCAATCGGTTGTTCCCGCAAAGGGCGCGATCACGATCGCCGAGGGTACGACGGTCGCCGCGACCGTGCCCGAAGCGGCGGCGGCCGCGCGGTTGCTGGTCGAGCATGTCCGCACCACGCGCGGGCTGACGCTCGCACTGGCGGATGCCGGTGCGCGCATCCGCTTCGACCGCGATGCGAGCGTGACCGGCGACGAAGCCTATCGCCTCGCCGTCACGCCCGCCGGCATCCGCATCCTCGCCGCCGCGCCGGCCGGCTTCGTCCATGGCGCGATGACGCTGGTGCAGATGTTGAGCCCCGACGCGCGCATCGGCCAGCCGGTGCGCGTGCCTGCGGTCACGATCGACGATGCGCCGCGTTTCGGCTGGCGCGGGCTGATGATCGATCCCGCGCGCCACTTCCTGCCGCTGCCCGCGCTCCGCCGGATCGTCGACCAGATGGCGGCGGTGAAGCTCAACACGCTCCACCTGCACCTCACCGACGATCAAGGCTGGCGATTCGAGGTGAAACGCTATCCGAAACTGACCGAGGTCGGCGCGTGGCGCACTGCGCCGTCGACCGGAGGCGCGGCGCCCGCAGCGCGCGTCGGCGGCTTCTACACGCAGGACGAATTGCGTGCGCTGGTCGCCTATGCCGGCGAACGCGGCATCACGATCGTGCCCGAGATCGACCTGCCGGGCCATGCCACCGCGCTCGTCGCCGCCTACCCCGAGCTCGGGATGCTCGGCGACCGGCCGCCGGTCGGCAACCGCTGGGGGATCGAGGCCTATCTGTTCAATCCGGGGCCGAAGGGCATCGCATTCGTCAAGGAGGTGCTCGACGAGTTGATCGCGGTCTTCCCCGGCACCTACGTCCATCTTGGCGGCGACGAGGCGGTGAAGGACCAGTGGCAACGCAGCCCCGAGGTGCAGGCGCAGATCAAGGCGCTGAAGCTTAAGGACGAGAATGCGCTGCAAGGCTGGATGATCGACCAGTTCGGTCAGTATCTGCAATCCAGAGGTCGCCGCCTGATCGGCTGGGACGAGATACTGGAGGGCGGGCTCCCGGCCTCCGCCTCGATCATGTCGTGGCGTGGCGAGGCGGGGGCGGTCGCCGCGGCGAACCAGGGCCACGACGTCGTGCTCTCGCCGGGCACGCCGCTCTACCTCGATCGCGTGCAGAGCACCCTGCCGGACGAACCGCCCGGGCAGAATGTCGCGAGCACGCTGGCGGCGGTCTACGGCTATGATCCGCTGCCGCAGGGGATCGCCGCCGACAAGGCGCAGCATGTGCTGGGCGCGCAGGGCAATGCGTGGAGCGAGTATCTCGTCACCCCCGCCGCCGTCGAGCACAAGCTGTTCCCGCGCGCCGCCGCGATCGCCGAGATCACCTGGTCCGCGAAGCAGGCGCGCGACCTGGCGGGCTTCCTGCCGCGCGTGCGACGGCAGTCGGAGCGCTGGACCCGCGCCGGGGTCACCGTCGCCGACAGCGCGTTCGCGGTCGATTTCGCGGTGCCGGGCAAGCGCGGCGCCGCGTTGCGCGGCGGGCGCGTGCCGCTGACGCTGGCGACGCAGGCCGGTTACGGCACGATCCGCTACACCACCGATGGCACGGCGCCGACCGCGCGGTCGCGCCCGTATCGCACACCGTTGTCGCTGGCGCCCGGCGTCGTCGTGCGCGCCGCAGCCTTCGACGCCGCCGGCCTGCCGACCGCGGCGGTGCGGCAGTTCGACACATCGCGCCCGGCATTGCTGGCGCGCAGCAACGCGCAACTCGCCGCCTGCGCGCCCGGTACGTTGGGATTGCGCGTACCGCTGACCCCCGACGCGACCGACACGTCGCCGGCGTTCAACCTGAACCTGTTCGACACCTGCTCGATCTATCCTGCCGCGCCGCTCGACCTCGCCGGCGGCTATCGGATCGAGGTGGTGCGGCTGGCCCGCAACTGGGCGCTGGCGCACGACCAGTCCAGGCTGCGCGAGCATTACGCCGTCTCGCCGCACGGCGAGTTGCTGGTGCAGCTCGGCTGCGTCGCGGCGGCGGCGGCACGCAAGGCCGGCGACACGACGGTGCAGCCGGTCGCGCTCGGCGCCTTCCCGCTGCCCGATCCGGCCACCGCGCCGCAACGCTTCACCTTCGCGGGCAGCCTGCCCGCCATGACCGGAGATCAGGACATCTGCTTCCAGTTCACCTCGCCGCTCGGCGACCCGTATTACGCGGTCGCCGGCGTACAGCTGACGGAGCGGCGCTGA
- a CDS encoding glycoside hydrolase family 3 C-terminal domain-containing protein: MCARWSALPLLLASTAAVAAPAPADPVAAAIAKMTIEEKAAQLQSTAPADAAARLPAYDWWNEGLHGLARNGHATVFPQAIGMAATWDTDLVHRIGDVVATEARAKFNAQPVGANRRIYEGLTIWSPNINIFRDPRWGRGQETYGEDPYLTGRLGVAFVTGLQGPDPLHPKVIATPKHLAVHSGPEAGRDGFDVDPSPQDLEATYLPAFRMAVTEGKAQSLMCAYNSILGTPACASGALLNDRVRRDWGFTGFTVSDCDAIANIHLFHHYRLDAAAAAAAAIRGGNDLNCGNTYAALPAAVKRGLVGEAEVDTALHRALDARRTLGIAFGATSPWASIRPDAINTPADRALALEAARKAIVLLRNEGRRLPLAASTRLAVIGANADDLGVLQANYHGTAVAPVTPLEGLRQRFARVAYAQGSVLADGAPVVLPETALTGLAASYSVAGREVLKRAERHIDLDLTRVPPAPGLPAQGYVARWTARLTPPGPGTYRLVLDQAQCWKDCSTHDTATLTIGGRVLHDGALPKGRVEIAWDSGGRPQPLELVLNHASQDESFRLLWLPPEEPLLAEAVAAARKSDVVVMVGGLSPDLEGEALQVQVPGFVGGDRSDIALPFAQQRLLAALKATGKPLVLVLASGSAVAVDPTLADAVLALWYPGEAGGTALADVLTGATNPSGRLPVTFYKATTDLPAFVDYGMKERTYRYFTGSPLWGFGHGLSYTSYGYAQVSAPASVASGQPLTVTARVTNSGTRDGEEVVQAYLVPPKAAAASFTAPVLQRQLVGFRRVSLRAGKSASARFTIDPRMMSIVDRDGRRHIAPGAYRLWVGGGQPDSAPGAWTDFTVTGQDVDLPK, translated from the coding sequence ATGTGCGCGCGCTGGTCGGCGCTGCCGTTGCTGCTCGCCTCCACCGCCGCCGTCGCTGCGCCCGCGCCCGCCGATCCGGTCGCAGCGGCGATCGCGAAGATGACGATCGAGGAAAAGGCCGCGCAGCTGCAAAGCACCGCGCCGGCCGACGCGGCGGCCCGCCTGCCCGCGTACGACTGGTGGAACGAGGGGCTGCACGGCCTCGCGCGCAATGGTCATGCGACGGTCTTCCCGCAGGCGATCGGGATGGCGGCGACCTGGGACACCGACCTCGTCCACCGCATCGGCGACGTCGTCGCCACCGAGGCGCGCGCCAAGTTCAATGCGCAGCCGGTCGGCGCCAACCGCCGCATCTACGAAGGGCTGACGATCTGGTCGCCCAACATCAACATCTTCCGCGACCCGCGCTGGGGCCGCGGCCAGGAGACGTACGGCGAGGATCCATATCTGACCGGGCGGCTCGGCGTCGCCTTCGTCACCGGATTGCAGGGGCCGGACCCGCTCCACCCGAAGGTGATCGCGACGCCCAAGCATCTCGCGGTCCACAGCGGCCCCGAGGCGGGCCGCGACGGCTTCGACGTCGATCCCAGCCCGCAGGATCTGGAGGCCACCTACCTCCCGGCATTCCGCATGGCGGTGACCGAGGGCAAGGCGCAGTCGCTGATGTGCGCCTATAATTCGATCCTCGGCACCCCGGCCTGCGCATCGGGCGCGCTGCTCAACGATCGCGTGCGGCGCGACTGGGGCTTCACCGGGTTTACCGTATCGGACTGCGATGCGATCGCGAACATCCACCTGTTCCACCACTACCGGCTCGATGCGGCGGCGGCGGCGGCGGCGGCGATCCGCGGCGGCAACGACCTGAATTGCGGCAACACCTACGCGGCGCTGCCCGCGGCGGTGAAGCGCGGACTGGTCGGCGAGGCGGAGGTCGACACCGCGCTCCACCGGGCGCTGGACGCGCGTCGGACGCTCGGCATCGCCTTCGGCGCGACCAGCCCGTGGGCGTCGATCAGGCCGGATGCGATCAACACCCCCGCCGATCGCGCGCTCGCGCTGGAGGCGGCGCGCAAGGCGATCGTGCTGCTCCGCAACGAAGGCCGGCGCCTGCCGCTCGCCGCGAGCACGAGGCTGGCGGTGATCGGCGCGAACGCCGACGATCTCGGCGTGTTGCAGGCCAATTACCACGGCACCGCCGTGGCGCCGGTCACCCCGCTGGAAGGCCTGCGGCAGCGGTTCGCCCGCGTGGCGTATGCGCAGGGATCGGTGCTGGCGGACGGCGCGCCGGTGGTGCTCCCCGAAACCGCGCTGACCGGCCTTGCCGCCAGCTACAGCGTTGCAGGACGCGAGGTGCTGAAGCGCGCCGAGCGGCATATCGACCTCGATCTCACGCGCGTTCCCCCTGCCCCCGGCTTGCCGGCGCAGGGCTATGTCGCGCGCTGGACGGCGCGTCTGACGCCGCCGGGGCCGGGCACCTACCGGCTGGTGCTGGACCAGGCGCAATGCTGGAAGGATTGCAGCACGCACGACACCGCGACGCTGACGATCGGCGGGCGCGTGCTTCACGACGGCGCGCTGCCGAAGGGGCGCGTCGAGATCGCATGGGACAGCGGCGGCCGGCCGCAGCCGCTGGAGCTGGTGCTGAACCACGCCAGCCAGGACGAAAGCTTCCGCCTGCTGTGGTTGCCGCCGGAAGAGCCGCTGCTTGCCGAGGCGGTTGCGGCCGCGCGGAAGTCCGATGTGGTGGTGATGGTCGGCGGGCTCTCTCCCGATCTCGAGGGCGAGGCATTGCAGGTGCAGGTGCCGGGCTTCGTCGGCGGCGATCGCAGCGATATCGCGCTGCCGTTCGCGCAGCAGCGGCTGCTCGCGGCGCTGAAGGCGACCGGCAAGCCGCTCGTGCTGGTGCTGGCGAGTGGCAGCGCCGTGGCGGTCGATCCGACGCTCGCCGATGCGGTGCTGGCGCTGTGGTATCCCGGCGAGGCCGGGGGCACCGCGCTTGCCGACGTGTTGACCGGTGCGACCAATCCGTCCGGGCGGCTGCCCGTCACTTTCTACAAGGCCACCACCGATCTGCCCGCCTTCGTCGATTACGGGATGAAGGAGCGCACCTATCGCTACTTCACGGGCTCGCCGCTCTGGGGGTTCGGGCACGGCCTGTCGTACACGTCGTACGGCTATGCGCAGGTGTCCGCACCGGCGAGCGTGGCGAGCGGCCAGCCGCTGACCGTCACCGCGCGCGTCACCAACAGCGGCACGCGCGACGGCGAGGAGGTGGTGCAGGCGTATCTGGTCCCGCCGAAAGCGGCCGCCGCCAGCTTCACCGCACCGGTGCTGCAACGCCAGCTGGTCGGCTTCCGGCGCGTATCGCTGCGCGCCGGCAAGAGCGCCAGCGCGCGCTTCACGATCGATCCGCGGATGATGAGCATCGTCGATCGCGATGGTCGCCGCCACATCGCGCCGGGCGCCTACCGGTTGTGGGTGGGCGGTGGGCAGCCCGACAGTGCACCGGGCGCGTGGACCGACTTCACCGTGACCGGGCAGGACGTGGACCTGCCGAAGTGA